Within Raineyella sp. W15-4, the genomic segment CGGACCTGGTCGGGATGCTCGACGGGCTCAACCAGGAGTCCCAGCGGCTGCAGAGCGAGCTGGAATCCCTGCAGACCGCCCGCGACCAGCTCCAGTCGGGCCAGGACAACGAGGCCCTGGCCCGCGCCCAGGCCGAGGACCGGTTGACCGCACTGGGCATCCTCGCCGGCACCATCCCCGCCCACGGGCCGGGGATCACCATCACCATCACTGACCCTCAAGGAAAGGTGAAGCCGGCGATGATCCTCGACGCCCTGGAGGAGATGCGCGATGCCGGCGGCGAGGTGATGCAGATCAACGGCCGGATCAGGGTGGTGGCCAGCACCTGGGTCGGCAGCGGCGCCTCGGGCATCGTGGTCGACGGCCAGGCGGTGTCGACGCCGATCACCCTGGAGGTCATCGGCGACGCGCACGCCCTGGAGGAGGCAGCCCGGTTCCGGGGCGGCCTGGTCAGCCAGATCACCGATCCACGGGTCGGCGGACAGGTCACCATCGTCCAGTCGGACAACCTGTCGATCACGTCCCTGCACACCGTGCGGTCCCCACAGTTCGCCCGTACGGACCAGAGCGCCGGGACAGGGACGGGCAAGGGCAACTGATCGACCGACCGCCGGCGTGTCCGGCGCCTCATCGCCGGGCGGGCGTCCCGCATCTCTCGGCATTAGGCTAAGGTTCAGTGTTCAGCGACGATGGTCACCCAGACCCAGGAGGACGGATGGAGCTCCCCGAGGACCTCAAGTACAGCGAGGAACACCTGTGGGTCCGGTCAGGAAACGGGCGATCGGTCCGGGTCGGCTTCACCGAGTACGCCGCCGACCAGCTCCGGGAAGTCGTCTCCATCGAGCTGCCGACCGTGGACGACGAGGTGGCCGTCGGTGACGTCGTCGGCGAGGTGGAATCGGTGAAGAGCAACGGTGACATCATCTGTCCGGTCGCCGGCGTGGTCACCCACATCAATCTCGACCTCGACGCGAACACCGAGCTGGTGAACGACGACCCGTACGGCGATGGCTGGCTGTTCGAGGTCGACCTCAGCGACGGCGACGTCGATGACCTGCTCGACGCCGATGCGTACGCCGACCTGATCGAGTCCTGAAAGCTCACCCCCGAGACCAAGGAACTGACTGACATGTTGTGCCCCTCCTGCGGCCACCTGAACACCGAAGGCAGCAAGTTCTGCTCGCAATGCGGCGAGCCGTTGGTCACGGTGTCCGAAACCACCAAGGTCATCCCCGCATTCACCGAGGACAACGACCTCGACGAGCTCAACTCCGACGAGAAGACGGCGGTCACCGCGCTGCCGACGGGCTCCTCACTGCTCGTCGTGCGGCGTGGACCGAACGCCGGCGCCCGCTTCCTGCTGGATCGCGACGAGATCACCGCCGGCCGTCACCCGCGGTCCGACATCTTCCTCGATGACATCACGGTGTCGCGGCACCACGTGACCTTCCTGCGCCGTCCGGAGGGCATCGTGCTGCGAGACGTCGGCAGTCTCAACGGGACCTACGTCAACCGGACGCTGGTCGACGGTGACGTCGTCCTCAAGGACGGGGACGAGGTGCAGATCGGCAAGTTCCGGATGATCTACTTCACCGGCGGACGCGGCTCCCGCTGATGACGGAGGCCCGACACTCGATCGGGTGGGTGGTCAAGGAACTCACGCCCGAGTTCCCCGATCTGTCGATCTCCAAGATCCGTTACCTGGAGACCGAAGGACTGCTGAGCCCCGAGAGAGCTCCCTCCGGGTACCGCAAGTACTCGGAGGGGGATGTCAAGCGCCTGCACTACATCCTCACCATGCAGCGGACGCATTATCTGCCGCTGAAGGTCATCCGCGAACATCTCGACCAGATCGACCGGGGACTCACCCCGCCGAGGATCGATACCCCCAGCCCTGGTGTCCCCGACCCGCCCCCCGAACCGGTGGCCGCACCGTCCCGGCGCCCGGCGAACGGCGTCGACCCGCGCGGTGCGGGCGACTCTCGCGGCGGTGTCGACTCTCGCGGCGGTGTCGACCCGCGCGGGGGCGGCGATCCGCCGGCCCG encodes:
- the gcvH gene encoding glycine cleavage system protein GcvH; the protein is MELPEDLKYSEEHLWVRSGNGRSVRVGFTEYAADQLREVVSIELPTVDDEVAVGDVVGEVESVKSNGDIICPVAGVVTHINLDLDANTELVNDDPYGDGWLFEVDLSDGDVDDLLDADAYADLIES
- a CDS encoding FHA domain-containing protein, producing MLCPSCGHLNTEGSKFCSQCGEPLVTVSETTKVIPAFTEDNDLDELNSDEKTAVTALPTGSSLLVVRRGPNAGARFLLDRDEITAGRHPRSDIFLDDITVSRHHVTFLRRPEGIVLRDVGSLNGTYVNRTLVDGDVVLKDGDEVQIGKFRMIYFTGGRGSR
- a CDS encoding MerR family transcriptional regulator: MTEARHSIGWVVKELTPEFPDLSISKIRYLETEGLLSPERAPSGYRKYSEGDVKRLHYILTMQRTHYLPLKVIREHLDQIDRGLTPPRIDTPSPGVPDPPPEPVAAPSRRPANGVDPRGAGDSRGGVDSRGGVDPRGGGDPPARQQEPRKRRPVRLSRAELIEKSGLAEPVLAELERLLVITPRRGTHYYDQDAFAVAVAAKQLASFGIDPRHLRQIKIAADKEVGLINQATAAHTRRGSSRQTIEELTRLINVTHLAMVRSGVQRELG